From a single Pirellulales bacterium genomic region:
- a CDS encoding serine/threonine-protein kinase — MIESSRPSLPPAEPATVALNALVERADALLAAWQGDDLPPDLSQFLPAEPPALRSLTLIELIKIDLEYRWQHHELPKQVEEYVEEFPELASAGEIPCELICEEYRVRRLTADPPRSDEYYTRFPRQANRLKRMLAIDPNRTASTTLLTGARDPDFEVGQQIDDFDLLVRLGKGSFGLVFLARQRSMQRLVALKISRNKGAEPQTLAQLDHPHIVRVYDQRLLPDKRMQLMYMQHIPGGTLQDVLELARQQAPALRSGKTVVQSIDQALERHGESPPSESGARRRMNAMTWPEAVCWLGARLAAALEYAHQRGVLHRDVKPANVLLAADGAPKLVDFNVSYGSKLEGATAAAFFGGSPAYMSPEQIEAYNPDHDRKPDELDGRSDVYSLGVVLWEMLTGSRPFVDDRPEDCINDTPKLLARLTQRRQAGLTAVTLATLPPDLPPGLQSVLTACLSPNVKDRPASAGLLQRQLELCLKPRVQRLLRPSPGSLRQRLRRWPFWFFVCVGLMPSVIFSGLNLRFNSIEFIPLPDSPSNTAIHDFFWDVEVPVVNAVSFPIAVLLVFYVAWPVLIAVGRVGSGKQIPPEEHSRLRRRALWVGDSAAWVGMALWVISGIVFPAWQHLHFGDIEGIGFDQYRNFLASQIVCGWISSTLTFYLLTFMFVRAFYPVLVRPEQTNPSEVDHLERVGRRCGWGLYLTLAAPFCAVGLLAVSGLKEDSQKIWMGALAIIGLGVTLLSYYILQLIRTDLAALEVAIDPSRDATSVSTDTVDSLWTGTR; from the coding sequence ATGATCGAAAGCTCGCGTCCCAGCTTGCCGCCCGCGGAACCCGCCACCGTGGCTTTGAACGCCCTGGTGGAACGGGCCGACGCGCTGTTGGCCGCCTGGCAAGGGGACGATTTGCCCCCCGATTTATCTCAATTCCTCCCCGCCGAACCGCCGGCCCTGCGCAGCCTAACGCTGATCGAATTGATCAAAATCGATCTGGAATATCGCTGGCAACATCACGAGCTGCCCAAGCAAGTGGAAGAATACGTCGAGGAATTTCCCGAACTGGCCTCCGCCGGCGAAATTCCCTGCGAATTGATTTGCGAAGAATATCGCGTTCGGCGACTAACCGCCGATCCACCCCGGTCTGACGAATATTACACCCGCTTCCCGCGGCAAGCCAACCGGTTGAAACGCATGCTGGCCATCGACCCAAATCGGACCGCCAGCACCACGCTGCTGACCGGGGCGCGCGATCCTGATTTTGAAGTTGGCCAACAAATTGACGATTTCGATTTGCTGGTCCGCTTGGGAAAGGGCTCGTTCGGCCTGGTGTTTCTGGCTCGGCAACGCTCCATGCAGCGACTGGTGGCGCTCAAAATTTCCCGCAACAAAGGGGCGGAACCGCAAACACTGGCACAACTGGATCATCCGCACATTGTCCGCGTGTACGATCAGCGCTTGCTGCCTGATAAGCGCATGCAACTGATGTACATGCAGCACATTCCCGGCGGCACCTTGCAAGACGTGCTGGAATTGGCCCGGCAACAAGCGCCCGCCTTGCGCAGCGGCAAAACGGTGGTGCAATCGATCGATCAAGCGTTGGAGCGGCATGGCGAATCGCCCCCCAGCGAGTCCGGCGCGCGGCGGCGCATGAACGCCATGACCTGGCCGGAGGCCGTGTGTTGGCTCGGGGCGCGGTTGGCCGCGGCGCTGGAGTACGCCCATCAACGCGGCGTGCTGCACCGCGATGTGAAGCCGGCCAACGTGCTGCTGGCCGCCGACGGCGCGCCCAAGCTGGTCGATTTCAACGTCAGCTACGGCTCAAAATTGGAAGGGGCCACGGCCGCGGCTTTCTTCGGTGGTTCGCCCGCTTACATGTCGCCGGAGCAAATCGAAGCCTACAACCCCGACCATGATCGCAAGCCCGATGAACTCGACGGTCGCAGCGACGTCTATTCGCTCGGCGTCGTGTTGTGGGAAATGCTGACCGGCAGCCGGCCATTTGTCGACGATCGTCCGGAAGATTGCATCAACGACACGCCCAAACTCCTCGCCCGCTTAACCCAGCGCCGCCAGGCCGGCCTTACCGCCGTCACCCTGGCCACGTTGCCCCCCGATCTGCCCCCCGGCCTGCAATCGGTCCTCACCGCTTGTCTATCACCGAATGTGAAAGATCGGCCCGCCTCGGCCGGCCTTCTGCAGCGTCAATTGGAACTGTGCCTCAAGCCCCGCGTGCAACGACTGTTGCGTCCCAGTCCCGGCTCGCTCCGCCAACGCTTGCGCCGCTGGCCGTTTTGGTTTTTCGTGTGCGTCGGGCTAATGCCCAGCGTGATTTTCAGCGGGCTGAATCTGCGGTTCAATTCCATCGAATTCATTCCGCTCCCAGACTCCCCCTCGAACACAGCCATTCACGATTTCTTTTGGGATGTCGAAGTGCCCGTGGTCAACGCTGTTTCGTTCCCGATTGCCGTGCTGCTGGTCTTTTATGTTGCCTGGCCGGTGCTGATTGCCGTGGGCCGCGTCGGTTCTGGAAAACAAATTCCGCCGGAAGAACATAGTCGCTTACGCCGCCGGGCCTTGTGGGTGGGCGATTCGGCGGCCTGGGTCGGAATGGCGCTGTGGGTGATTTCCGGCATCGTATTTCCCGCCTGGCAGCATTTACACTTCGGCGACATCGAAGGCATTGGCTTCGATCAATATCGAAATTTTTTGGCCTCACAAATCGTTTGCGGTTGGATTTCCTCCACGCTCACGTTCTATCTGCTCACCTTCATGTTCGTCCGAGCCTTTTACCCCGTGCTGGTGCGGCCCGAACAAACCAATCCGAGCGAAGTGGACCATTTGGAGCGCGTCGGACGCCGTTGTGGGTGGGGCTTATATTTGACTCTTGCCGCCCCCTTTTGCGCCGTTGGTTTGCTGGCAGTTTCCGGATTAAAGGAAGATTCACAGAAAATTTGGATGGGGGCACTGGCCATCATCGGCTTGGGAGTGACGTTGTTGTCCTATTATATCTTGCAGTTGATTCGCACCGATCTGGCTGCTTTGGAAGTAGCCATCGACCCCAGCCGCGATGCCACCAGCGTCAGCACCGACACCGTCGATTCGCTCTGGACAGGCACACGCTAG
- a CDS encoding enoyl-CoA hydratase/isomerase family protein, with product MSNGASLVKVHIHEHTGTLILNRPDKRNALTRALIAQLMQGLEDLRCERRVRTIVLAGSGSAFCAGMDLNEMQETAQAPNAHELWRDDAALYRDLVEAILRLPKPVVAAVGGPAVAGGAGLALACDIVLASPEAKFGLPEPKRGIAAGLIAPLLTFRLGAGRAAYLLLSAQLISAEEAFRIGIYHELMPGKKLWPRAHQLSGEIAACAPEAMLLTKRMLNETIGENLNTLLTAGAAVSATARTTEAAAEGLAAFLEKREPKFS from the coding sequence ATGAGCAACGGCGCGTCGCTAGTTAAAGTTCACATTCACGAGCATACCGGCACGCTGATTTTGAATCGGCCCGACAAGCGCAACGCGCTAACTCGGGCCCTCATCGCTCAGTTAATGCAAGGATTGGAAGACCTGCGCTGCGAGCGCCGAGTGCGAACCATTGTGCTTGCCGGCAGCGGCTCGGCTTTTTGCGCCGGCATGGATTTGAACGAAATGCAGGAAACCGCCCAGGCCCCCAACGCCCACGAATTGTGGCGCGACGATGCGGCCCTGTACCGCGACTTGGTGGAAGCTATTCTGCGTTTGCCCAAGCCCGTTGTCGCCGCGGTTGGCGGACCCGCCGTGGCCGGCGGCGCCGGCTTGGCGTTGGCCTGCGATATTGTGCTCGCCTCGCCGGAAGCCAAGTTCGGTCTGCCGGAACCCAAGCGGGGCATCGCCGCCGGGTTGATCGCACCCCTGCTGACGTTTCGCTTGGGCGCAGGCCGCGCCGCCTATCTGTTGTTAAGCGCCCAACTCATCTCCGCGGAAGAAGCGTTTCGCATCGGCATTTACCATGAACTGATGCCGGGTAAAAAACTGTGGCCCCGGGCCCATCAACTGTCCGGCGAAATTGCCGCCTGCGCGCCGGAGGCCATGCTGCTGACCAAGCGCATGCTGAACGAAACTATTGGTGAGAACTTGAACACGTTGCTGACCGCCGGCGCCGCCGTCAGCGCTACCGCCCGCACCACCGAAGCCGCCGCCGAAGGTTTGGCCGCATTCTTAGAAAAGCGCGAACCGAAGTTTTCCTGA
- a CDS encoding acyclic terpene utilization AtuA family protein, whose protein sequence is MTIKIANGAGFLGDNLDAPRLLVKNARVDYLTLEYLAELTMSILARQRQKDSTAGYATDFLQVLQSLLPALKTQPQLKIITNAGGVNPLACAAAAGKILAAAGLGETAIGIVTGDDLLPRLQELQAAGCRFENLETNQPLSKLPHPVVCANAYLGARPVAEALGGGARIVITGRVADASLTVGPAMYEMKRNWNDWNFLAGASVAGHLIECGAQVTGGLYCHWQNLDLANVGYPIAEIHTDGSCTITKPTGTDGAVNRHTVIEQLVYEIGDPAHYLTPDVDVDFTTIDVEEIEPNQVAVRGATGRSAPENYKVSLAYADGFTASGQLLAYGEDCVEKARACGQIILQRVERAGFKLQRTLIECLGAGDGVPGQKTGGRGQGAGDSEPQPREVVLRVSVRDSRREAVERFAKEIAPLITSGPPGLAGYATGRPQVRPVFAYWPTLVPKRFVQPTVFVQVAHQWRNAV, encoded by the coding sequence ATGACCATCAAAATCGCCAACGGCGCGGGTTTTTTGGGAGACAATCTCGATGCGCCTCGGCTGTTGGTGAAAAACGCACGGGTCGATTATCTCACGCTGGAATATCTGGCCGAATTGACGATGTCGATTTTGGCCCGCCAGCGCCAGAAAGACTCGACCGCCGGTTATGCAACCGACTTTCTCCAGGTGCTGCAAAGCCTGCTGCCGGCGCTGAAAACGCAGCCGCAATTGAAAATTATCACGAACGCCGGCGGCGTCAATCCGCTGGCTTGTGCCGCTGCGGCTGGAAAAATTCTGGCAGCGGCAGGCTTAGGCGAAACCGCCATCGGCATAGTGACCGGCGACGATTTGCTTCCGCGCCTCCAGGAATTGCAGGCCGCCGGCTGCCGCTTTGAAAATCTCGAAACAAATCAACCGCTTTCCAAATTGCCTCATCCCGTGGTTTGCGCCAACGCTTATTTGGGCGCGCGACCCGTTGCCGAAGCGCTGGGCGGCGGTGCGCGAATTGTCATCACCGGCCGCGTGGCGGATGCCTCGCTGACTGTCGGCCCGGCCATGTACGAAATGAAACGCAACTGGAACGATTGGAATTTCTTGGCCGGCGCAAGCGTCGCCGGTCATCTCATTGAATGCGGCGCGCAAGTCACCGGCGGACTGTATTGTCACTGGCAAAACTTGGATTTGGCGAATGTCGGTTACCCAATCGCGGAAATTCACACCGATGGCTCATGCACAATTACCAAACCGACCGGCACCGACGGCGCGGTCAACCGACACACGGTGATTGAACAATTGGTGTACGAAATCGGCGACCCGGCCCATTATTTAACGCCAGATGTCGATGTCGATTTCACGACGATAGATGTGGAAGAAATCGAGCCCAATCAGGTCGCCGTGCGCGGCGCTACCGGCCGATCAGCGCCGGAAAATTACAAAGTGTCTCTGGCGTATGCAGACGGCTTCACCGCCAGCGGGCAGTTGTTGGCCTACGGTGAAGATTGCGTCGAAAAAGCCCGCGCCTGCGGCCAAATCATTTTGCAGCGTGTCGAACGGGCCGGTTTCAAACTGCAACGGACCTTGATCGAATGCCTGGGTGCTGGCGACGGCGTGCCGGGACAGAAAACAGGGGGCAGGGGGCAGGGGGCAGGGGATAGTGAACCACAGCCGAGAGAAGTGGTGCTGCGGGTGTCGGTCAGGGATTCCCGCCGCGAGGCCGTCGAACGCTTCGCCAAAGAAATTGCCCCGCTCATCACCAGCGGGCCGCCGGGCTTGGCCGGTTATGCCACGGGCCGTCCGCAAGTTCGGCCGGTGTTCGCGTATTGGCCCACGCTCGTACCGAAAAGGTTTGTTCAGCCCACCGTATTCGTTCAAGTTGCACACCAATGGCGCAATGCGGTTTGA
- a CDS encoding acyl-CoA carboxylase subunit beta, producing the protein MSQTAQPSLAELIAQLAEQEADIRLGGGQAAIDRQHKKNRLTARQRIEKLIDPDSTFFELGLWAAWGMYSQWGGAPAAGVVTGIGTISGRRHMIIANDATVKAGAFFPATAKKVLRAQRIAVQNRLPIIYLVDSAGIFLPLQEDVFPDEDDFGRIFRNNAVISALGLQQTAAIMGNCVAGGGYLPVLCDKLLMTEGSGLYLAGPALVRSAIGQEVSHEELGGAAMHAQISGTIDYRDSTDEACLQRLRRLAAAVRPDEAQPAPPFRRDEAKPPGRSAAEIHRILSDKAHGDYEVREILDCLLDTGTFDEFKLEYGQTVVCGTARLGGFTVGVVANQHHRVRPADGPFQFGGVLYVDSAEKAARFVMNCNQDWLPILFLQDVNGFMVGRDAERSGIIKAGAKLVSAISNSRVPKITVITGGSYGAGNYALCGKAFDPRFIFAWPTAHVAVMGGEQASDTLLDVAVKSLQREGSTVDAAELEQLRETVKADYDRQTDVRYAAAHGWVDAILDPATTREALVFALQCATRHAEPEPFRLGVFQV; encoded by the coding sequence GGGCAAGCGGCTATCGACCGGCAGCATAAAAAAAATCGGCTCACGGCGCGCCAGCGAATCGAAAAACTCATCGATCCCGACAGCACGTTCTTCGAACTCGGCCTGTGGGCGGCATGGGGCATGTACAGTCAATGGGGCGGCGCGCCAGCGGCGGGTGTGGTCACCGGCATTGGCACGATCAGCGGCCGGCGGCACATGATTATTGCCAACGATGCCACCGTGAAAGCCGGCGCGTTCTTTCCCGCCACCGCCAAAAAAGTGCTGCGCGCTCAGCGCATCGCCGTGCAAAATCGCCTGCCGATTATTTACCTAGTCGATTCAGCGGGCATTTTCCTCCCGCTTCAGGAAGACGTATTCCCGGACGAAGACGATTTCGGCCGCATCTTCCGCAACAACGCGGTGATTTCCGCGCTCGGCCTGCAACAAACCGCCGCCATCATGGGCAATTGCGTGGCTGGCGGCGGTTATCTGCCCGTGCTGTGCGACAAGTTACTCATGACCGAAGGCTCCGGATTGTACCTGGCCGGGCCGGCATTGGTGCGTAGCGCCATTGGGCAGGAAGTGTCGCACGAAGAGTTGGGAGGCGCGGCGATGCACGCCCAAATCAGCGGCACCATCGATTACCGCGACTCCACAGACGAAGCCTGCTTGCAGCGGTTGCGCCGTTTGGCCGCTGCAGTCCGACCCGACGAAGCACAACCCGCCCCGCCATTTCGACGCGACGAAGCAAAACCGCCCGGACGTTCTGCCGCCGAAATTCACCGCATTTTGTCAGACAAAGCTCACGGCGACTACGAAGTGCGCGAGATTCTCGATTGCCTGCTCGACACCGGCACCTTCGACGAGTTCAAGCTGGAATATGGTCAAACCGTGGTCTGTGGCACAGCCCGTCTGGGCGGCTTCACCGTGGGCGTTGTGGCGAACCAACATCATCGGGTGCGGCCTGCCGACGGTCCGTTTCAATTCGGCGGCGTGCTGTACGTCGATAGTGCCGAGAAAGCGGCGCGGTTCGTGATGAATTGCAATCAGGACTGGCTGCCGATTTTGTTTTTGCAAGACGTGAACGGCTTCATGGTCGGCCGCGATGCCGAACGCTCCGGCATCATTAAAGCCGGGGCTAAATTAGTCAGCGCCATCAGCAACAGCCGCGTGCCGAAAATCACCGTCATTACCGGCGGCTCCTACGGCGCGGGCAATTACGCCCTGTGCGGTAAAGCCTTCGATCCGCGATTCATTTTCGCCTGGCCCACCGCGCATGTGGCGGTGATGGGAGGCGAACAGGCGTCCGACACACTGCTGGATGTGGCCGTGAAAAGCCTGCAGCGCGAAGGCAGCACCGTCGACGCCGCCGAACTGGAACAATTGCGCGAAACAGTGAAAGCCGATTACGATCGCCAAACCGATGTTCGTTACGCCGCCGCCCACGGCTGGGTCGATGCTATTTTGGATCCCGCCACCACCCGCGAAGCGTTAGTTTTCGCCTTGCAATGCGCCACTAGGCATGCGGAACCTGAGCCATTCCGCCTGGGCGTGTTTCAGGTGTGA